CGGACGAACGAGCGGACGAGGTCGTCGTCGGTGCTCCAGTAGAGCTGGAAGAGGCGCGGCGCGCCGGGGCGGACGGCGTCCATCGCGGCGGCCGTCGCCTCCATCGGGACGCTGGCCTGGCTCGAGAACACGAACGGGACGCCGAGCGCGGCGGCGGCGCGGGCCACGGCGAGGTCGGCGTCGGGGTGGGCCATCTCAAGGACGCCGATGGGCGCGAGCATCAGCGGGGCGGGGAGCGCCTGCCCCAGCAACGCCGTCGAGAGGTCGCGTGGCTCGGCACCGCGAAGAACGCGCGGGACGATCCGGTGCCGAGCGAACGCCGCCCGGTTGGCGTCCACGGTCCGCTCGGCGCCCGCCTCACCGGCGACGTAGGCCCACGCCTCTTCGGACATCGCGCGGCGGGCGGCGTCTTCGAGCGGGGCGGGGGCGGAGGGGACGGCCGGGGTGCGTCCGGCGAGGCCGTCGAGGTAGACGGCGCGCTGGCGGCGCGGGCCAGCGCCGGAGAGGTCGGGGGCAGACACAGCGGTGCGGAGAGCGGTCCCTCTCAACGGCTCGGGCGGTGGCGATGGTCCGCTGGCGCGGGGGCGCCGTTTCACCTCGACACGGCCCCCGGGAGTGTGCACTTTCCGGCCTCCCTTTTCCGACTCGCCAGCGTATGCCCTCGTTGCGCCGCTCCGCCCGCCGCCTCCTTGCTCTCGCCCTCGCCGGTCTAGCCGCTGGCGTATCCGCCCAGCCGGGCGCGTGCGAACGGGGCGCCGCCGAGGCCTACATCGACGACGGTGACGTCCGGGCCATGGTTCGGACGGACGGCATGCTGTTCGGCGACGGGATCCGGCCGGGGTACGAGGTCCCGAAGGGGAGCGACGTCACGGCCGTCCACGCAGCCTCGCTGTGGATCGGCGGCTTGGTCGGGGAGGACCTCCGGATGGCAGCCCACCTCTACGGGGGCGGGGGCACCGAGTACTGGCCCGGCCCGCTGGGGCCGGCTGGGGCTGCGCCGAGCGCATGGGACTGCGTGGCCTACGATCGCATCTGGTCCGTGACTCTGGCCGACGTCGCGGCCTACAACGCGACGGGCGTCGCTACGCCCGATCTCGCCGACTGGCCCGCCCATCTTGGCGCGCCAGTCGTGGACGGTGACGGCGACCCGACGACCTACGACCTCGCCGCGGGCGACCGGCCGGCCGTCACGGGCACACAGACGCTCTGGTGGATCATGAACGACCTCGGCGGGCCTCACGTCTGGAGTGGGAAGCCGGGTCTCGGCGTCGAGGTCCGCGTGACGGCCTCGGTCACGTCGGAGGCCTACGCCGCGAGCCGCGTCGACGCGGAAGTGGCCCGGGTCTACGCCGATGCCACGCACTTCCTCTTCGACGTCACGTATCGGGGCGAGGACCCCGTCTCGGATCTCTACGTCGGCCTCCACGCCGACACCGACCTTGGGGCCTCGTACGACGATTACATCGGGACCGCCCCTGACGCCCGGCTCGCCTACGTCTACAACGGGGACGACGAAGACGAGGGTGCCCGGGGCTACGGCGTCGACCCGCCGGCGCTCGGGTTCGCGGTCGGCCCGCCGCCGGAGGGGGCCGAGACCTACCTCACCGCGATCTACAAGAACGGGCCGCCCGAACTCAAGCAGCCGAACTCGCTCTACGAAGACGCGGGCGTCGCGACCTACAACCTCCTTCAGGGCCGTCTCCGTGATGGATCCCCCTGGACCGAAGGGGGCTACGGGGTCGGCGGGGAGGAGCCGACGCGCGCCACGCTCTCGGGCCTGCCCCCGAACTACTGGAGCCTCCACGACCTCGACGGCGTGGGGACCGCTGCGATCCCCGACGACCGCATGCTGATGGTCTCACAGGGACCGCACGCGCTCACGACGGGCGAGACTGTGACGTTGGAACTGGTTGTGCCTTGGGCGCCTGGCGGCGGCGGGGCCATCGCCGCGGCCCGTGACCTCGCGCTCCGCGTGGCGCCCATCGCCGCGGGTCTGCCACTCTCTCCCGATCCGAACCTCGCCACGATCCGGCCCGGGAGCCTGCCCACCAACGAGGTCAGCCGGTTCAGCCCCCCCTCGCTGTCCGTCCGCGCCCTGCCGAACCCAATGCCGGGCGGTGGCTCGCTCCTCGTCCGCCTCGACCGACCGGCCGGCCTCGTGCGGCTCCGAGTCGTTGACGCGCTCGGCCGGGAGGTCCAGCGGGTCGAGCGGGCCCCGGAGGGGGCCGAGGTTACCGTCGCGCTCGGCCGGCTGGCCGCGGGGGTATACGTCGCGGAGGTGGACGCCGACGGGCGGCGCGCGACCGAGACGTTCTCAGTCGTCCGCTAGCTGCTCGGCCCCGCGCCACATGTGGACAATGGCCACGAACCCGTCGTTCATCCGGATCGCCTGCGGTTCTGTGCCGAACGCCCGGAAGCCCAGCGAGTCGTAGAGCCGGCGGGCCCGCCGGTTCGTCTCCATCACACGGAGCTGGACGACCCGCGTCTCGGGCGCCTCGCGAGCGACAGCCAGCACCGCCTCGGTGAGCGCGCGGGCCACCCCACGGCCACGCACCGACGGATCCACGTAGAGGCCATAGAGCAGCGCCTTATGCCGAGTCCGCGGGCGCGTCTCGAAGCGGAGCCCGGCCGCGCCGACCAAGCGCTCGCCCTCGAACGCGCCGACGACGAGTTCCGGAGCGTCGGGCGCGTCCGACACACGCTTTTCCCACCACGTCGGCGGGAGCGCCTCGCGCTCGGAGACCGTCGAGGTGAAGGCCTCTGAGGCGTCGGCGTAGGCCCGGAGCATGAGCGCCCTGTAGGCGGGCGCGTCGGCCGGCCCGAGGCGGCGGAGCACCGGGGGCGCCACCGGGCTACTCGATGGTCCAGGTGTCGCCCGCGGCCAGGAGCGCCTTGAGGTCGCCCGGCCCCTTCGTCCGGCGGACCTCATCGACCTGCGCGTTGAGGAGCGCGTCGTAGGTCGGCCGGTCCTCCCGGTAGAGCACGCCGAACGGGCGCGGGAGGTCGGGGTCCCAGAAC
This sequence is a window from Rubrivirga marina. Protein-coding genes within it:
- a CDS encoding T9SS type A sorting domain-containing protein; translation: MRRSARRLLALALAGLAAGVSAQPGACERGAAEAYIDDGDVRAMVRTDGMLFGDGIRPGYEVPKGSDVTAVHAASLWIGGLVGEDLRMAAHLYGGGGTEYWPGPLGPAGAAPSAWDCVAYDRIWSVTLADVAAYNATGVATPDLADWPAHLGAPVVDGDGDPTTYDLAAGDRPAVTGTQTLWWIMNDLGGPHVWSGKPGLGVEVRVTASVTSEAYAASRVDAEVARVYADATHFLFDVTYRGEDPVSDLYVGLHADTDLGASYDDYIGTAPDARLAYVYNGDDEDEGARGYGVDPPALGFAVGPPPEGAETYLTAIYKNGPPELKQPNSLYEDAGVATYNLLQGRLRDGSPWTEGGYGVGGEEPTRATLSGLPPNYWSLHDLDGVGTAAIPDDRMLMVSQGPHALTTGETVTLELVVPWAPGGGGAIAAARDLALRVAPIAAGLPLSPDPNLATIRPGSLPTNEVSRFSPPSLSVRALPNPMPGGGSLLVRLDRPAGLVRLRVVDALGREVQRVERAPEGAEVTVALGRLAAGVYVAEVDADGRRATETFSVVR
- a CDS encoding GNAT family N-acetyltransferase, with the translated sequence MLRRLGPADAPAYRALMLRAYADASEAFTSTVSEREALPPTWWEKRVSDAPDAPELVVGAFEGERLVGAAGLRFETRPRTRHKALLYGLYVDPSVRGRGVARALTEAVLAVAREAPETRVVQLRVMETNRRARRLYDSLGFRAFGTEPQAIRMNDGFVAIVHMWRGAEQLADD